TTTTGCGAAAGGGGGATCTCTTCTTTGCCCTTCGCGCGGCGCGGGACGGACACGAATTCGCGCGTCAGGCACTGGACAAAGGAGCTTGCGCGGCCGTCATTGAACAGGATCTTCCGGACATCAAGGAAAAATTGATCCGCGTGCAGCGTACTTGGGACGCGCTTGGAGAT
This DNA window, taken from Bdellovibrionota bacterium, encodes the following:
- a CDS encoding Mur ligase domain-containing protein yields the protein MRGIPNSKLSGNLSGVCLDTRVLRKGDLFFALRAARDGHEFARQALDKGACAAVIEQDLPDIKEKLIRVQRTWDALGD